A stretch of Triticum aestivum cultivar Chinese Spring chromosome 1D, IWGSC CS RefSeq v2.1, whole genome shotgun sequence DNA encodes these proteins:
- the LOC123175958 gene encoding DNA replication complex GINS protein PSF2, with protein sequence MAGQSDPHLSLFSPSEVEFVAEDEIVEIVPNIRMEALNMICGDFGPFFPQIPSKVPLWLAVALKRRGKCTIRAPEWMTVERLTQVLDAERESPREFQPLPFHYIEISKLLFDHARDDITDAYLVRSLIEDIRDVRFHKVETGLETISGRTHAVKLKNLSAMEVNIVRPFMVRTLQAFYKHDSPQMIQQADNTGSRSTPVTDRGPRRDLRRR encoded by the exons ATGGCGGGGCAGTCCGACCCGCATCTCTCCCTCTTCTCGCCCTCCGAG GTGGAGTTCGTGGCGGAGGACGAGATCGTGGAGATCGTCCCCAACATCCGGATGGAGGCCCTGAACATGATCTGC GGGGATTTCGGACCCTTCTTCCCACAAATTCCAAGCAAGGTCCCTCTGTGGCTCGCTGTGGCGCTCAAGAGGCGTGGCAAGTGCACCATACGTGCACCTGAATGGATGACTGTTG AACGCTTAACACAGGTGTTGGACGCAGAAAGAGAGTCACCTAGAGAATTTCAACCATTACCATTCCACTATATTGAAATATCTAAGCTTCTGTTTGATCA TGCTCGTGATGACATCACAGATGCATACTTG GTGAGATCTTTGATTGAGGATATCAGAGATGTCAGGTTCCATAAGGTCGAAACTGGATTAGAGACAATATCTGGCCGTACTCATGCTGTGAAG CTCAAAAATCTCTCTGCAATGGAGGTGAACATTGTCCGTCCTTTTATGGTTAGAACTTTGCAAGCGTTCTACAAGCATGATAGCCCGCAGATGATTCAGCAGGCAGATAATACAGGGAGCAGATCAACACCAGTCACAGACCGCGGTCCGAGG AGAGACCTAAGGCGCAGGTAA
- the LOC123175967 gene encoding probable 1-deoxy-D-xylulose-5-phosphate synthase 2, chloroplastic, translating into MALQASLPSAFHTAPAITHASCRRQFQLRASAAAAASSAGAGDGKLAMRKEPTTGAWKIDYSGKKPATPLLDTINYPVHMKNLSTTDLEQLSAELRAEIVNTVSKTGGHLSSSLGVVELSVALHHVFDTPEDKIIWDVGHQSYPHKILTGRRSRMHTMRKTSGLAGFPKRDESAHDAFGAGHSSTSISAALGMAVARDLQGKKNHVISVIGDGAMTAGQAYEAMNNSGYLDSNMIVVLNDNKQVSLPTATLDGPAKPVGALSKALTKLQSSTKLRRLREAAKTVTKQIGGSTHEVAAKVDEYARGMMSAPGSSLFEELGLYYIGPVDGHNLEDLITIFEKVKSMPASGPVLVHIVTEKGKGYPPAEAAADKMHGVLKFDPTTGKQFKTKSPTLSYTQYFAESLIREAEVDDKVVAIHAAMGGGTGLNYFQKRFPERCFDVGIAEQHAVTFAAGLAAEGMKPFCAIYSSFLQRGYDQVVHDVDLQRLPVRFALDRAGLVGADGPTHCGAFDVTYMACLPNMVVMAPADEAELMHMVATASAIDDRPSCFRFPRGNGVGAVLPLDNRGTPMQVGKGRVLVGGNRVALLGYGTMVQACLKAAELLKEHGVFITVADARFCKPLDTELIRDLAAEHEILITAEEGSIGGFGSHVAHYLSLSGILDGPLKLRSMFLPDRYIDHGAAEDQMEEAGLTPRHIAATVLSLLGRPLEALHIK; encoded by the exons ATGGCGCTCCAAGCATCGTTGCCTTCCGCGTTCCACACGGCCCCGGCCATTACTCACGCTTCTTGTCGGCGGCAG TTCCAATTGCGTGCGAGCGCTGCGGCCGCGGCTagcagcgccggcgccggcgacgggAAACTGGCGATGAGGAAGGAGCCGACGACGGGCGCCTGGAAGATCGACTACTCCGGCAAGAAGCCGGCGACGCCGCTGCTCGACACCATCAACTACCCCGTCCACATGAAAAACCTCTCCACCACG GACTTGGAGCAGCTGTCTGCGGAACTCCGGGCGGAGATCGTGAACACGGTGTCCAAGACCGGCGGCCACCTCAGCTCAAGCCTGGGGGTGGTGGAGCTGTCGGTGGCGCTGCACCACGTGTTCGACACGCCGGAGGACAAGATCATCTGGGACGTCGGCCACCAGTCGTACCCGCACAAGATCCTCACGGGGCGCCGGTCACGGATGCACACCATGCGGAAGACCTCTGGCCTCGCTGGGTTCCCCAAGCGCGACGAGAGCGCGCACGACGCATTCGGCGCCGGACACAGCTCCACGAGTATCTCCGCGGCGCTCGGGATGGCCGTCGCGCGTGACCTCCAGGGCAAAAAGAACCACGTCATCTCCGTCATCGGAGACGGCGCCATGACCGCCGGGCAGGCCTACGAGGCCATGAACAACTCCGGCTACCTCGACTCCAACATGATAGTGGTCCTCAATGATAACAAGCAGGTCTCCCTCCCGACGGCCACCCTCGACGGTCCGGCCAAGCCAGTGGGCGCGTTGAGCAAGGCTCTCACCAAGCTCCAATCCAGCACCAAGCTCCGGCGGCTACGGGAGGCCGCCAAGACCGTCACCAAGCAGATTGGCGGCTCGACGCACGAGGTGGCAGCCAAAGTGGATGAGTACGCGCGCGGCATGATGAGCGCCCCGGGCTCATCGCTCTTCGAGGAGCTCGGGCTCTACTACATCGGCCCCGTCGACGGTCACAACCTCGAGGACCTCATCACCATCTTCGAGAAGGTCAAGTCCATGCCGGCTTCTGGGCCCGTGCTCGTCCACATCGTGACGGAGAAGGGGAAGGGGTACCCGCCGGCGGAGGCCGCCGCGGACAAGATGCACGGCGTGCTCAAGTTTGACCCGACGACGGGGAAGCAGTTCAAGACCAAGAGCCCGACGCTGTCGTACACGCAGTACTTCGCCGAGTCACTGAtccgggaggcggaggtggacgaCAAGGTGGTGGCGATCCACGCGGCCATGGGCGGCGGCACGGGGCTCAACTACTTCCAGAAGCGGTTCCCGGAGCGGTGCTTCGACGTGGGCATCGCGGAGCAGCACGCCGTGACCTTCGCGGCGGGGCTCGCCGCCGAGGGGATGAAGCCGTTCTGCGCCATCTACTCCTCGTTTCTGCAGCGCGGATACGACCAGGTGGTGCACGACGTGGATCTGCAGCGCCTGCCGGTGCGCTTCGCCCTGGACAGGGCTGGCCTCGTCGGCGCGGACGGCCCCACGCACTGCGGCGCGTTCGACGTGACATACATGGCCTGCCTGCCGAACATGGTGGTCATGGCGCCCGCCGACGAGGCCGAGCTCATGCACATGGTCGCCACCGCCAGCGCCATCGACGACCGCCCAAGCTGCTTCCGCTTCCCCCGCGGCAACGGCGTGGGCGCCGTGCTGCCTCTCGACAACAGAGGCACCCCCATGCAGGTAGGCAAGGGGAGGGTGCTCGTCGGAGGCAACAGGGTGGCGCTGCTAGGATACGGCACGATGGTGCAGGCCTGCCTGAAGGCGGCGGAGCTGCTGAAGGAGCACGGCGTGTTCATAACCGTCGCCGACGCCCGCTTCTGCAAGCCGCTGGACACGGAGCTCATCCGTGACCTCGCCGCCGAGCACGAGATCCTCATCACCGCCGAGGAGGGCTCCATCGGAGGCTTCGGCTCCCACGTGGCGCACTACCTCAGCCTCAGCGGCATCCTCGACGGCCCGCTCAAG CTGAGATCGATGTTCCTGCCGGACCGATACATTGACCACGGCGCCGCGGAGGACCAGATGGAGGAGGCCGGCCTGACGCCGAGGCACATCGCCGCCACGGTGCTGTCCCTGCTGGGTCGGCCATTGGAGGCGCTCCACATCAAGTGA